In one Micromonospora polyrhachis genomic region, the following are encoded:
- a CDS encoding PLP-dependent cysteine synthase family protein: MARYDSLLDACGGTPLVGLPRLSPTVPDGAPPVRLWAKLEDRNPTGSIKDRPALFMVREAEESGRLRPGDTILEPTSGNTGIALAMVAKTRGYRLVCVMPENVSAERVQVLRMYGAEIIFSPAAGGSNQAVVTAKQIAAEHPDWVTLFQYGNEANARAHYETTGPELLHDLPTITHFVAGLGTTGTLMGTGRYLREKVEGIEIVAAEPRYGEVVYGLRNIDEGYVPELYDPKVLTRRFSVGTRDAVLRTRQLVEVEGIFAGFSTGAILHAALAVAHQAVREGRRADVAFVVADAGWKYLSTGAYGGTLSDAEEALEGQLWA, translated from the coding sequence ATGGCGCGGTACGACAGTCTGCTCGACGCCTGTGGGGGCACGCCGCTGGTCGGCCTGCCCCGGCTCTCGCCGACGGTGCCCGACGGGGCACCGCCGGTGCGGCTCTGGGCCAAGCTCGAAGACCGGAACCCGACCGGCAGCATCAAGGACCGCCCGGCCCTGTTCATGGTCCGCGAGGCCGAGGAGTCCGGGCGGCTCCGGCCGGGGGACACGATCCTCGAACCGACCAGCGGCAACACCGGCATCGCGCTGGCGATGGTGGCCAAGACCCGGGGCTACCGGCTGGTCTGCGTGATGCCGGAGAACGTCTCGGCCGAGCGGGTGCAGGTCCTGCGCATGTACGGCGCGGAGATCATCTTTTCGCCGGCGGCCGGCGGATCCAACCAGGCGGTGGTGACGGCCAAGCAGATCGCCGCCGAGCATCCCGACTGGGTGACCCTCTTCCAGTACGGGAACGAGGCCAACGCCCGGGCCCACTACGAGACGACCGGCCCGGAACTCTTGCACGACCTGCCCACGATCACCCACTTCGTGGCCGGCCTGGGCACCACCGGCACCCTGATGGGCACCGGTCGCTACCTGCGCGAAAAGGTCGAGGGCATCGAGATCGTCGCGGCCGAGCCCCGGTACGGCGAGGTCGTCTACGGGCTGCGAAACATCGACGAGGGCTACGTACCCGAGTTGTACGACCCGAAGGTCCTGACCCGCCGGTTCTCCGTCGGGACCCGGGACGCGGTGCTACGTACTCGGCAGTTGGTCGAGGTGGAGGGAATCTTCGCCGGCTTCTCCACCGGGGCGATCCTGCACGCCGCGCTGGCCGTGGCCCATCAGGCGGTACGCGAGGGCCGGCGGGCCGACGTCGCCTTCGTGGTGGCCGACGCCGGCTGGAAGTACCTGTCGACCGGGGCGTACGGCGGCACGCTCAGCGACGCCGAGGAAGCACTGGAGGGCCAACTCTGGGCCTGA
- a CDS encoding MoaD/ThiS family protein has translation MAIEIRIPTILRSYTGGAKVVEGAGDTLAELLTDLDGKYSGLRGRLVTEEGGLHRFVNIYVNDEDVRFLGALDAKVADGDTVTILPAVAGGAFGFAAAAAISQHRAAAAAISRHNVTTAAALAVRTPDSGR, from the coding sequence ATGGCCATCGAGATTCGTATCCCCACCATCCTGCGTAGCTACACCGGCGGCGCGAAGGTCGTCGAGGGTGCCGGTGACACGCTCGCCGAGCTGCTGACCGACCTGGACGGCAAGTACTCCGGCCTGCGGGGTCGCCTGGTCACCGAAGAGGGTGGCCTGCACCGGTTCGTCAACATCTACGTAAACGACGAGGACGTCCGCTTCCTGGGCGCACTGGACGCCAAGGTGGCCGACGGCGACACCGTGACCATCCTGCCCGCCGTCGCCGGTGGTGCGTTCGGCTTCGCCGCCGCTGCGGCGATCAGCCAGCACCGTGCCGCCGCGGCGGCGATCAGCCGGCACAACGTCACCACCGCGGCGGCGCTGGCAGTCCGTACCCCGGATTCCGGGCGCTGA
- a CDS encoding Mov34/MPN/PAD-1 family protein: MLSIDRPIVDAIVAHARRDHPDEACGVVAGPAGSDTPTRHIPMDNAARSMTFYEFDSMEQLRVWREMDDRDEEPVVIYHSHTATEAYPSRTDVAFAGEPGAHYLLVSTRDPATEEIRSFRIVDGVITEEPVHILDGDSVDANVDQHAVQSYMFGQSPATVDYECSGR, from the coding sequence GTGCTGAGCATCGACCGGCCGATCGTCGACGCGATCGTCGCCCACGCCCGTCGGGACCATCCCGACGAGGCGTGCGGTGTCGTCGCGGGACCGGCCGGCAGCGACACCCCGACCCGGCACATCCCGATGGACAACGCGGCGCGCTCGATGACGTTCTACGAGTTCGACTCGATGGAACAGCTCCGGGTGTGGCGGGAGATGGACGACCGCGACGAGGAGCCAGTGGTCATCTACCACTCGCACACCGCCACCGAGGCGTACCCGTCGCGGACCGACGTCGCCTTCGCCGGCGAGCCTGGCGCTCACTACCTACTCGTCTCCACCCGCGATCCCGCCACCGAGGAGATCCGTTCGTTCCGCATCGTGGACGGCGTGATCACCGAGGAGCCGGTCCACATCCTCGACGGCGACAGCGTTGACGCCAACGTGGACCAGCACGCCGTGCAGTCCTACATGTTCGGGCAGAGCCCGGCGACGGTCGACTACGAGTGTTCCGGCCGCTGA
- a CDS encoding TetR/AcrR family transcriptional regulator has translation MTNDDHAGDELPRSLELLWGRRERPRRGPRPGLSLEQIVQAAIELADAEGLGQVSMSRVAERVGFTTMSLYRYVEGKDELLMLMQETAGAMPQAAASSAGETAEEGWRAGLERWARDHLQTFRRHPWLLEVPISGPPVTPNGLTWMDRGLRALDGTGLADGYRLAVVQLLTGYVHGEAHFSRELHRAMGTGAYDPVRYGRLLRKVVDADRYPTLHKMTSTGFFDEIGGYEDAEDFEFGLQRVLDGIEVFIQKHGGHPG, from the coding sequence ATGACGAACGACGACCACGCCGGCGACGAGCTGCCCCGCAGCCTGGAACTGCTCTGGGGGCGACGGGAGCGCCCGCGTCGAGGGCCCCGACCTGGGCTGAGCCTGGAACAGATCGTCCAGGCGGCCATCGAGCTGGCAGACGCGGAAGGGCTCGGGCAGGTGTCCATGAGTCGTGTCGCCGAACGGGTCGGATTCACGACCATGTCCCTCTACCGCTACGTCGAGGGCAAGGACGAACTGCTCATGCTCATGCAGGAGACCGCCGGCGCGATGCCGCAGGCCGCTGCGTCATCGGCAGGCGAGACGGCGGAGGAGGGCTGGCGGGCCGGTCTGGAGCGGTGGGCCCGTGACCACCTCCAGACCTTCCGTCGGCACCCGTGGCTGTTGGAGGTGCCGATCAGCGGCCCACCGGTCACCCCTAACGGCTTGACCTGGATGGACCGTGGCCTGCGGGCGCTCGACGGGACCGGCCTGGCGGACGGCTACCGGCTCGCGGTGGTCCAGCTCCTCACCGGGTACGTCCATGGCGAGGCGCACTTCTCGCGGGAGCTGCACCGGGCCATGGGCACCGGGGCGTACGACCCCGTCAGGTACGGGCGGCTACTGCGCAAGGTGGTCGACGCCGACCGCTACCCGACGCTGCACAAGATGACCTCGACCGGCTTCTTCGACGAGATCGGTGGTTACGAGGACGCGGAGGACTTCGAGTTCGGCCTGCAGCGGGTTCTGGACGGGATCGAGGTGTTCATCCAGAAACACGGCGGCCATCCCGGGTGA
- a CDS encoding ATP-binding cassette domain-containing protein has protein sequence MIDDAIVKAHGIHKSYRNVTVLDGIDLRVRKGTVFALLGPNGAGKTTLVRILSTLIRPDGGTATIAGHDVLRAPEKVRAAISLTGQYAAVDELLTGEENLLMMGRLCRLSRSATRRRAGELLDQFDLTPARSRLVKTYSGGMRRRLDLAVSLLGRPSVIFLDEPTTGLDPRSRQAMWDQVRELVAAEVTVFLTTQYLEEADQLADRITMIDDGRVIAEGTAEALKSQLASERVELLLGTGDDFERARRDLDGQTIGVDRELRTVSVTTDGSAEQVRRLLDRMAGQNIVVDRISTHRPSLDDVFLALTGRTERAENR, from the coding sequence ATGATCGATGACGCAATAGTCAAGGCCCACGGAATCCACAAGTCATACCGGAACGTCACGGTGCTCGACGGCATCGACCTACGCGTACGGAAAGGCACGGTATTCGCACTGCTCGGCCCGAACGGTGCCGGCAAGACGACCCTGGTGCGAATCCTCTCGACACTCATCAGGCCGGATGGCGGAACGGCGACGATAGCCGGCCACGACGTGCTGCGCGCACCGGAGAAGGTGCGGGCAGCGATCAGCCTCACCGGACAGTACGCCGCCGTCGACGAACTGCTGACCGGCGAGGAGAACCTGTTGATGATGGGTCGACTCTGCCGTCTGAGCCGCTCGGCGACCCGTCGTCGGGCCGGCGAACTGCTCGACCAGTTCGACCTCACCCCGGCCCGGAGCCGGTTGGTCAAGACCTACTCCGGCGGCATGCGGCGACGCCTCGACCTGGCCGTCAGCCTCCTCGGTCGACCTTCGGTGATCTTCCTCGACGAACCGACCACCGGGCTCGACCCACGCAGCCGACAGGCCATGTGGGACCAGGTCAGAGAGCTGGTCGCAGCGGAGGTCACCGTCTTCCTCACCACGCAGTACCTCGAAGAGGCCGACCAGTTGGCCGATCGGATCACCATGATCGACGACGGCCGGGTGATCGCCGAGGGCACCGCCGAGGCGCTGAAGTCGCAACTCGCCAGCGAGCGGGTGGAACTACTCCTCGGCACCGGGGACGACTTCGAGCGGGCCCGCCGGGACCTCGACGGCCAGACGATCGGCGTCGACCGGGAACTACGCACGGTCAGCGTGACGACCGACGGAAGCGCCGAACAGGTGCGACGCCTGCTCGACCGGATGGCAGGACAGAACATCGTCGTCGACCGGATATCGACCCACCGCCCCAGCCTGGACGACGTCTTCCTGGCACTGACCGGCCGCACGGAAAGGGCAGAGAACCGATGA
- a CDS encoding ABC transporter permease → MTTHSAFYWAASDSLTMVGRSLRHTRRNFDSLLLTVLLPTIMLLMFVYVFGGAITTGFDQYVNYVVPGIILLSTGYGASSTAVSVANDMVNGIVDRFRSLPILSTAVLTGHVVASVARNVVATALVVGLALLVGFRPNAEPVEWMATIALLLLYILAMSWLAVALGLLAGNVESASGFTVIILFLPYLSSAFVPTGTMPTVLRQFSEHQPITPMTETVRGLLMGTPIGASAMLSLAWFGGILVLAYLAAGYLFKRRAARS, encoded by the coding sequence ATGACGACCCATTCGGCGTTCTATTGGGCGGCCAGTGATTCACTCACCATGGTCGGCCGCAGTCTCCGGCACACCCGGCGCAACTTCGACTCGCTACTGCTGACCGTCTTGCTACCAACGATCATGCTACTCATGTTCGTCTACGTATTCGGCGGTGCGATCACCACCGGCTTCGACCAGTACGTCAATTACGTCGTACCCGGAATCATCCTGCTCTCCACCGGGTACGGCGCGTCGTCGACCGCCGTCAGTGTGGCCAACGACATGGTCAACGGCATCGTGGACCGGTTCCGGTCACTGCCGATCCTCAGCACCGCCGTCCTCACCGGGCACGTGGTGGCGAGCGTGGCCCGAAACGTCGTGGCCACCGCGCTGGTCGTCGGCCTGGCACTCCTCGTCGGCTTCCGACCGAACGCCGAGCCGGTGGAGTGGATGGCCACGATCGCCCTCCTGCTGTTGTACATCCTGGCGATGTCCTGGCTGGCGGTGGCGCTGGGCCTCCTGGCCGGGAACGTCGAGTCGGCCAGCGGCTTCACCGTCATCATCCTCTTCCTGCCCTACCTGAGCAGCGCCTTCGTGCCGACCGGGACGATGCCCACCGTCCTACGCCAGTTCTCCGAGCACCAGCCGATCACGCCGATGACCGAGACCGTCCGGGGGCTGTTGATGGGTACGCCGATCGGTGCCAGCGCGATGCTGTCGCTCGCCTGGTTCGGCGGAATCCTGGTGCTGGCCTACCTGGCGGCCGGCTACCTCTTCAAGCGCCGGGCCGCCCGCAGCTGA
- a CDS encoding DUF2017 domain-containing protein, producing the protein MGDGGSLVSTFRRHGDHYVARLAPDEVRVLRKVAAEVVGLLTEGFDHSDPVVGRLFPDIYPQDPVDSAEFRQYTEGDLKTGKIDQAGAILAALPDDTDGRVRLDAEAAEAWLRALNDARLAMGVRLELTDDTDLTSELDEAVLEDPGSTRVFQLSVYAYLGYVQESLLNALLD; encoded by the coding sequence CTGGGCGACGGTGGATCGCTCGTGAGCACCTTCCGTCGCCACGGCGACCACTACGTGGCCCGGTTGGCACCCGACGAGGTACGGGTCTTACGCAAGGTCGCCGCCGAGGTGGTCGGGCTGCTGACCGAGGGCTTCGACCACTCGGATCCGGTGGTCGGCCGGCTCTTTCCGGACATCTACCCGCAGGACCCGGTCGACTCCGCCGAGTTCCGCCAGTACACCGAGGGCGACCTCAAGACCGGCAAGATCGACCAGGCGGGCGCGATCCTGGCCGCCCTGCCCGACGACACCGACGGCCGGGTACGCCTCGACGCCGAGGCCGCCGAGGCGTGGCTGCGGGCGCTCAACGATGCCCGGTTGGCGATGGGGGTACGGCTGGAACTCACCGACGACACCGACCTCACCAGCGAACTGGACGAGGCGGTGCTGGAGGACCCGGGGTCGACCCGGGTCTTCCAGCTCTCCGTCTACGCCTATCTCGGCTACGTCCAGGAGTCCCTGCTGAACGCCCTGCTCGACTAG
- the clpS gene encoding ATP-dependent Clp protease adapter ClpS, with translation MTAPQVAPVETMDPEEVPVSDQPWVTIVWNDPVNLMSYVTWVFQKLFGYSREKAEKLMLDVHHKGRAVVSSGARERMEHDASQLHAYGLWATVDRS, from the coding sequence GTGACGGCTCCACAGGTTGCCCCGGTCGAGACGATGGACCCCGAAGAGGTACCGGTCTCCGACCAACCCTGGGTGACGATCGTCTGGAACGATCCGGTCAACCTGATGTCCTACGTGACCTGGGTGTTCCAGAAGCTCTTCGGATACAGCCGGGAGAAGGCCGAGAAGCTGATGCTCGACGTTCACCACAAGGGGCGCGCGGTGGTGTCCAGCGGTGCCCGGGAACGAATGGAGCACGACGCGTCCCAGTTGCACGCCTACGGGCTCTGGGCGACGGTGGATCGCTCGTGA